In Balneolaceae bacterium, a genomic segment contains:
- a CDS encoding ATP-binding protein yields the protein MSKQTFRLSLNSTYQESEKIPDFVSEIQEKSQLEDDITGNLMLLLSEAVTNAIVHGNKLDEEKMVEIEVQINSKKVVSTVKDHGDGFNPEAANNPLKEENLLKDSGRGIFLIKEISDSMDYLENGTKIRFSLSR from the coding sequence ATGTCGAAACAAACTTTTCGGCTCTCATTGAATTCGACTTATCAAGAGTCGGAAAAGATTCCTGATTTTGTTTCAGAGATTCAGGAAAAGAGCCAACTGGAAGATGATATAACCGGCAACCTTATGCTTCTGCTCAGCGAGGCTGTGACCAATGCAATTGTGCATGGCAATAAGCTGGATGAGGAAAAAATGGTAGAGATTGAAGTACAAATAAATTCTAAAAAGGTCGTTTCTACCGTGAAAGATCATGGCGATGGATTTAATCCTGAGGCTGCCAATAATCCGCTTAAAGAAGAAAATCTGTTAAAAGACAGCGGACGAGGTATTTTCCTGATCAAAGAGATCTCCGATTCGATGGACTATCTTGAAAACGGCACAAAAATCCGGTTCTCCCTCAGCCGATAG
- a CDS encoding TolC family protein: MSQKMIVGITTIFLLLFCLNPGQIKAQQVLSLDEAVSIGLENNYGIKISRNSVEQADNNQTIGNAGFLPVIEVTASRTESIEDSEFQAGGESRTSEGAESNNTNAAINLDWTLFDGLRMFSSYDRLGELRDLSEMQLNLNQEFLVTNISLTYFNIIRISEQLNILQNNIEVTEERIEIEETKVDLGSGSEYDLLQARSDLSEDRAAYIRETNALTEAKIRLNELLGRQPGEDFNVVSEIAVNRSLVKQELYQNLIEENTELAIARAEEGISELELREIQGERYPEILFSSGYSFNRNESGGGFFSFNETVGFSYGLTARVPIFNGFNLNRRIQNAKIDQKNAEINRQQERLRIESNFESAYRAYSNAIELVDLEEENYQNAEKTLDIALERFRLGSISSLEFREAQTTFLQAENRLINAKYEAKIAETELLQLSGNIDALVVQ; the protein is encoded by the coding sequence ATGAGTCAAAAAATGATTGTGGGAATCACAACAATTTTTCTATTACTGTTCTGCTTGAACCCCGGCCAAATCAAAGCTCAACAGGTATTGAGTCTTGATGAAGCTGTATCAATTGGCCTCGAGAATAACTACGGAATTAAGATCTCAAGAAATTCGGTTGAACAGGCTGATAATAATCAAACAATAGGGAATGCCGGTTTTCTGCCTGTTATAGAAGTTACAGCTTCCAGAACGGAGAGTATTGAAGATAGCGAATTTCAAGCCGGGGGAGAATCGCGAACATCTGAGGGAGCCGAAAGTAATAATACTAATGCAGCCATCAATCTGGACTGGACTCTTTTTGACGGCCTTCGAATGTTTTCATCGTATGACCGGCTGGGAGAACTTCGCGATCTAAGCGAGATGCAATTGAACCTGAACCAGGAATTCCTGGTGACAAATATTTCGCTTACCTATTTCAATATCATACGTATCAGTGAGCAGTTAAACATTTTGCAGAACAATATTGAGGTAACCGAAGAACGAATCGAGATCGAGGAAACAAAAGTAGATTTAGGGTCCGGTTCTGAATATGATCTTCTACAGGCTCGCTCTGATTTAAGCGAAGACCGTGCCGCGTACATTCGGGAAACCAATGCTCTCACAGAAGCTAAAATTAGGTTAAACGAACTTCTCGGCAGACAACCCGGCGAGGATTTTAATGTAGTTAGTGAGATCGCCGTAAATCGATCCCTGGTGAAGCAAGAACTCTATCAAAATTTAATCGAAGAGAATACTGAACTGGCTATTGCCAGAGCGGAGGAAGGAATATCAGAGCTCGAGCTTCGCGAAATCCAGGGTGAACGATATCCCGAAATATTATTTTCGTCCGGTTATAGCTTTAATAGAAATGAAAGCGGCGGCGGATTTTTTAGCTTTAACGAAACTGTCGGTTTTTCATACGGGCTGACGGCCCGTGTACCGATCTTTAATGGTTTTAATCTAAATCGCAGAATTCAGAACGCAAAGATTGACCAAAAGAATGCTGAAATTAACCGCCAGCAAGAAAGATTACGAATTGAATCCAATTTTGAGAGTGCGTACCGTGCATACTCGAATGCTATTGAACTGGTGGATTTAGAAGAGGAAAATTATCAAAATGCAGAGAAAACACTGGATATAGCACTGGAGAGATTTCGCCTGGGCAGCATCAGTTCGCTTGAGTTCAGGGAAGCTCAAACCACATTTCTTCAGGCCGAAAACAGGTTGATCAACGCAAAGTATGAAGCTAAGATTGCAGAAACAGAACTACTGCAATTAAGTGGTAATATTGACGCTTTGGTCGTTCAATAA
- a CDS encoding efflux RND transporter permease subunit codes for ISTILGILPIALALGAGAESRTSMGIAVIGGLLIGSFLTLYVIPAIYSYFASEKDAESEILEQAKKAEKMEPASV; via the coding sequence CAATTTCCACCATTCTCGGAATTTTGCCGATTGCGCTTGCACTGGGTGCCGGCGCAGAAAGTAGAACCTCAATGGGTATTGCAGTTATTGGCGGCCTGTTGATTGGAAGTTTCTTGACGTTATATGTTATTCCTGCCATCTACAGCTATTTTGCATCCGAAAAAGATGCAGAAAGCGAGATTCTTGAACAAGCCAAAAAAGCTGAAAAAATGGAGCCAGCGTCTGTATGA